From one Nodosilinea sp. PGN35 genomic stretch:
- a CDS encoding DUF924 family protein, translated as MERVEEILRFWFGDSADPKGEYGQQRQAWFKKDPVFDDAIRQGFLAEVERAMVGELEDWRSQPRSCLALVLLLDQFPRNVFRGKAKSFAGDSAALATAYHALESGYDQQVLPVERLFFYLPLEHSENLADQDRCVELVQALHASHPEFESTLDYALRHREVIQRFGRFPHRNEILGRATTPEEAEFLQQPGSRF; from the coding sequence ATGGAGCGGGTAGAGGAGATTCTGCGGTTTTGGTTTGGCGATTCGGCAGATCCCAAGGGCGAGTACGGTCAGCAGCGCCAGGCGTGGTTTAAGAAAGACCCGGTCTTTGACGATGCCATTCGCCAGGGGTTTCTGGCGGAGGTGGAGCGGGCAATGGTGGGGGAGCTAGAGGACTGGCGATCGCAGCCCCGCTCCTGTTTGGCGCTGGTGCTGCTGCTCGATCAGTTTCCGCGCAATGTGTTTCGGGGAAAGGCAAAAAGCTTTGCGGGCGACAGCGCCGCCCTGGCCACCGCCTACCACGCCCTGGAAAGTGGCTACGACCAGCAGGTGCTGCCGGTAGAGCGCCTGTTCTTTTACCTGCCCCTGGAGCACAGCGAAAACCTGGCCGACCAGGACCGCTGTGTAGAGCTGGTGCAGGCCCTCCACGCTTCCCACCCCGAGTTTGAGTCTACCCTCGACTACGCCCTGCGCCACCGGGAGGTGATCCAGCGGTTTGGCCGCTTCCCCCACCGCAATGAAATTTTGGGCCGAGCAACAACCCCGGAGGAGGCGGAGTTTTTGCAGCAGCCGGGGTCGAGATTTTGA
- a CDS encoding metallophosphoesterase: MASILDPPILTKVAKMKERVCWQHPAFRARHIDQTRLILEDGRSDDREFSFLVIGDSGSGPHPDHHPQRRIAERMVPHLSDCRFLLHTGDVVYQVGSSEQYPDNFIKPYREWLVGGDRPERIAFDGMVFSSPFLAVPGNHDYYNLPRLYSILVQLTRPLRQLLKLNLNPNVGWRGSGVGDTYARAFLDYLRVLSDDDLATHLDRHYGPWNEHTLGLRYRPGQFTRLPNRYYTFRYGGIDFFALDSSTFNDPALSPQRATSAAHHQRLLTQREAVQRQQQQVRDEAMHLQRTDPHAQERLDDLQAKVEQFDEMLLDIEKQVHPRPTTLVDTEQLLWLRDGLIASWQDKSVRGRVLFFHHPPYVTENTKWAQGQTMAIRQNLRWVLDQVAAAVPGIGPDRPPVNLVLNGHAHCFEYLKTEATGYADSHVNWVVCGGSGLSLRRQRPEGTMLYEPLGADPNGQMEFKLVAKSQLYLGLTGHKTERRRPYSFVRIDVTGEDSPRFVLTPYISERYHQGWDDYAMDPLVLS; this comes from the coding sequence ATGGCTTCCATTCTTGACCCGCCCATTTTGACTAAAGTCGCCAAAATGAAGGAGCGAGTCTGCTGGCAGCACCCGGCTTTCAGGGCGCGGCACATCGACCAGACTCGCCTGATCTTAGAGGATGGTCGCAGCGACGACCGAGAATTTTCATTTTTAGTCATCGGCGACAGTGGTTCGGGGCCGCATCCCGACCACCATCCCCAGCGGCGCATTGCCGAGCGCATGGTACCCCATCTGTCAGACTGCCGCTTTTTGCTGCACACGGGCGATGTGGTGTATCAGGTGGGCTCGAGCGAGCAGTATCCAGATAACTTTATTAAGCCCTATCGGGAGTGGCTGGTGGGGGGCGATCGCCCCGAGCGCATTGCCTTCGACGGGATGGTGTTTAGCTCTCCGTTTCTGGCGGTGCCGGGTAACCACGACTACTACAACCTGCCCCGGCTCTACAGCATTTTGGTGCAGCTGACCCGGCCCCTGCGCCAGCTGCTCAAACTCAACCTCAACCCCAACGTAGGGTGGCGGGGCTCGGGGGTAGGCGATACCTACGCCCGTGCTTTTCTAGACTATCTGCGGGTGCTCTCGGATGACGATCTCGCTACCCACCTCGATCGCCACTACGGCCCCTGGAATGAACACACCCTGGGGCTGCGCTACCGGCCAGGGCAGTTTACCCGGCTGCCCAACCGCTACTACACCTTTCGCTACGGTGGCATCGACTTTTTTGCCCTCGACAGCAGCACCTTCAACGACCCGGCCCTGTCTCCCCAGCGGGCCACCAGTGCGGCCCACCATCAGCGGCTGTTGACCCAGCGAGAGGCAGTTCAGCGCCAGCAGCAGCAGGTGCGGGATGAGGCCATGCACCTGCAACGCACCGACCCCCACGCCCAAGAGCGGCTCGATGACCTTCAGGCTAAGGTGGAGCAGTTCGATGAGATGCTGTTGGACATTGAGAAACAGGTTCACCCCAGACCCACAACCCTAGTGGATACCGAGCAACTGCTGTGGCTGCGAGACGGCCTGATTGCCTCCTGGCAGGACAAGTCGGTGCGGGGCCGCGTTCTGTTCTTTCATCACCCCCCCTACGTGACTGAGAACACTAAATGGGCCCAGGGGCAGACCATGGCCATTCGCCAAAATCTGCGCTGGGTGCTGGATCAGGTGGCGGCGGCGGTGCCTGGCATTGGCCCCGATCGCCCGCCGGTCAACCTGGTGCTCAACGGCCACGCCCACTGTTTTGAGTATTTAAAGACCGAGGCCACGGGCTATGCCGACAGCCACGTAAACTGGGTAGTTTGCGGCGGCAGCGGCCTGAGTCTGCGACGACAGCGCCCTGAAGGTACCATGCTCTACGAGCCCCTGGGGGCCGACCCCAATGGACAAATGGAGTTTAAGCTGGTGGCTAAATCACAGCTGTACCTGGGCCTGACGGGCCACAAAACCGAGCGCCGACGGCCCTATTCCTTTGTGCGAATCGATGTTACCGGGGAGGACTCGCCCCGGTTTGTGCTGACGCCCTACATTTCGGAGCGCTATCACCAGGGGTGGGATGACTATGCGATGGATCCGCTGGTGTTGAGTTAG
- the lipB gene encoding lipoyl(octanoyl) transferase LipB: MDQNHGKLPLPCEVYDLGVRPFVEVWQWQKTLVQRHRERPQPDRLLLVEHPGVYTLGQGSTFDHLKVPAESLPYPLFRIERGGEVTHHCPGQLVGYPILNLKQHRPDLHWYLRQLEAVLIHTLAQFGVRAERQAGLTGVWVGDYKLAAIGIKVSRWVTMHGFALNICPNLAGFQAIVPCGIADKSVGSLAQFCPGITVETVRPVVVNSFAQVFGVQPLIQNAAPPGL; encoded by the coding sequence ATGGATCAAAACCACGGGAAACTACCCCTTCCCTGCGAAGTCTACGATCTGGGGGTCAGGCCCTTTGTCGAGGTTTGGCAGTGGCAAAAGACCCTGGTGCAGCGCCATCGGGAGCGGCCCCAGCCCGATCGCCTGCTACTGGTCGAGCACCCTGGGGTCTATACCTTGGGTCAGGGCTCCACATTCGACCACCTCAAGGTGCCAGCAGAGTCGTTGCCCTACCCGCTGTTTCGCATCGAGCGGGGCGGCGAGGTCACCCACCACTGCCCCGGTCAGCTGGTGGGCTACCCGATTCTCAACCTCAAGCAGCATCGGCCTGATCTGCACTGGTACCTGCGCCAGCTCGAAGCGGTGCTGATTCACACCCTGGCTCAGTTTGGGGTGAGGGCGGAGCGGCAGGCGGGTCTGACGGGGGTGTGGGTAGGTGACTACAAGCTGGCGGCGATCGGCATCAAGGTGAGCCGCTGGGTGACCATGCACGGCTTTGCGCTGAATATTTGCCCGAACCTGGCAGGGTTTCAGGCCATTGTGCCCTGCGGCATTGCCGATAAATCGGTGGGTAGCCTGGCTCAGTTTTGCCCAGGGATCACCGTGGAGACGGTGCGCCCAGTGGTGGTGAACAGCTTTGCCCAGGTGTTTGGGGTGCAGCCCCTCATACAGAATGCCGCCCCACCGGGCCTTTAA
- the rpaB gene encoding response regulator transcription factor RpaB produces MENNKEKILVVDDEASIRRILETRLSMIGYDVVTAADGEEALETFRNAAPDLVVLDVMMPKLDGYGVCQELRKESDIPIIMLTALGDVADRITGLELGADDYVVKPFSPKELEARIRSVLRRVDKTGMTGIPSSGVISVNTIRIDTNKRQVYKGDERIRLTGMEFSLLELLVSRSGEPFSRSEILQEVWGYTPERHVDTRVVDVHISRLRAKLEDDPSNPELILTARGTGYLFQRIVEPGEE; encoded by the coding sequence TTGGAAAACAATAAAGAAAAAATCCTCGTGGTCGACGATGAAGCCAGCATTCGGCGCATCCTCGAAACCCGACTGTCTATGATCGGCTACGACGTCGTCACCGCTGCCGATGGCGAAGAGGCTCTAGAAACCTTTCGCAACGCTGCCCCTGACCTGGTTGTGCTCGATGTGATGATGCCCAAGCTCGACGGCTACGGCGTCTGTCAGGAGCTACGCAAAGAGTCCGATATTCCCATCATCATGCTCACTGCTCTGGGGGACGTGGCCGATCGCATCACCGGTCTAGAACTTGGGGCCGACGATTACGTGGTCAAGCCCTTCTCCCCCAAAGAGCTAGAGGCCCGCATTCGCTCCGTGCTGCGCCGGGTCGATAAAACCGGCATGACCGGCATCCCCAGCTCCGGCGTAATCTCGGTCAACACCATTCGCATCGACACCAACAAGCGCCAGGTGTACAAGGGCGACGAGCGCATTCGCCTCACCGGCATGGAGTTTAGCCTGCTCGAGCTGCTGGTCAGCCGCTCCGGCGAACCCTTCTCCCGCTCCGAAATCTTGCAGGAAGTATGGGGCTACACTCCCGAGCGCCACGTCGATACCCGCGTGGTCGATGTGCACATCTCGCGTCTGCGGGCTAAACTCGAAGACGACCCTAGCAACCCAGAGCTAATTCTCACCGCTCGGGGTACCGGCTACCTGTTCCAGCGCATAGTGGAACCCGGCGAAGAATAG
- the hpf gene encoding ribosome hibernation-promoting factor, HPF/YfiA family, giving the protein MKLVIHGRNIEITDAIREHVEQKILKAVSHFKHLTNEVDVHLSVAKNPRIGASQSAEVTLFVDGAVVRAQESSESLYASIDLVADKISRQLRKFKEKRNTRMQGTLGKTTEAYLNEAPLTDVTHVLSTSEPQLPEEVIRSKYFAMAPMSVAQALEQLELVDHDFYMFLNAETQEINVIYERNHGGYGLIQPRKPNQNGHLNGNGTKAKHPAEAAAHS; this is encoded by the coding sequence ATGAAGCTGGTAATCCATGGCAGAAATATTGAGATCACAGACGCGATTCGGGAGCATGTAGAGCAAAAAATCCTCAAGGCGGTGAGTCACTTCAAGCACCTGACCAATGAGGTTGACGTCCATCTATCCGTAGCCAAAAACCCCAGAATTGGAGCCAGTCAGTCCGCCGAAGTGACGCTGTTTGTAGACGGAGCGGTAGTTAGAGCCCAGGAAAGCAGCGAAAGCCTCTACGCCAGCATCGATTTGGTAGCCGATAAAATCAGCCGCCAGCTGCGCAAGTTTAAAGAAAAGCGCAACACCCGCATGCAGGGAACTCTGGGCAAAACCACTGAGGCCTACCTCAATGAGGCACCCCTCACCGATGTCACCCATGTACTCAGCACCAGTGAGCCTCAGCTGCCCGAAGAGGTAATTCGCAGTAAGTATTTTGCGATGGCTCCCATGAGCGTAGCTCAAGCGCTAGAGCAGCTGGAGCTGGTTGACCACGATTTCTACATGTTCCTCAACGCTGAAACCCAAGAAATCAACGTGATCTACGAGCGCAACCACGGTGGCTACGGGCTGATTCAACCCCGTAAACCCAACCAGAACGGCCACCTCAACGGCAATGGCACCAAGGCCAAGCACCCCGCCGAGGCTGCTGCCCACAGCTAG
- the rppA gene encoding two-component system response regulator RppA, with product MKILLVDDEVELADPLSRLLSREGYEVDVATDGAAGSDLANQGGYDLLILDWMLPGLSGLEICREVRSRQDSTPVLFLTAKDTLNDRVDGLDAGADDYLVKPFELRELLARVRALLRRSPNLEAPPPARLAYGDLTLDEANQLAHRQGQPAELSEKETRLLAYLLRHPNQVLTHEQIYQGVWGDQDTPSSNVVAAQMRLLRRKIEPKGTAPIIHTVYGKGYRLGS from the coding sequence ATGAAGATCCTGCTCGTTGATGACGAAGTAGAACTTGCCGACCCTCTCAGCCGCCTGCTCAGTCGCGAGGGCTATGAGGTGGATGTGGCTACCGATGGTGCAGCGGGCAGCGATTTAGCCAATCAGGGCGGCTATGACCTGCTGATTCTCGACTGGATGCTGCCGGGGCTGAGCGGGCTGGAGATTTGTCGAGAGGTGCGATCGCGCCAAGACAGCACCCCCGTGCTCTTTCTCACCGCCAAAGACACCCTCAACGATCGCGTCGATGGCCTCGACGCCGGGGCCGACGACTACCTGGTCAAACCCTTCGAGCTGCGCGAACTGCTGGCGCGGGTGCGGGCGCTGTTGCGGCGATCGCCCAACCTGGAAGCCCCACCCCCGGCCCGCCTCGCCTACGGCGACCTCACCCTCGACGAAGCCAACCAGCTTGCCCACCGCCAGGGCCAACCCGCCGAACTCTCCGAAAAAGAAACTCGCCTGCTGGCCTACCTGCTGCGCCACCCCAACCAGGTGCTCACCCACGAGCAGATCTACCAGGGCGTTTGGGGCGATCAGGACACCCCCAGCAGCAACGTCGTCGCCGCCCAAATGCGTCTGCTGCGCCGCAAGATCGAACCCAAAGGCACGGCACCGATTATTCATACGGTCTACGGCAAGGGGTATCGGTTGGGCAGCTAA
- a CDS encoding type II toxin-antitoxin system RelE/ParE family toxin, producing the protein MRFKFKKKKVEALYTEEKNAHKYPNVIDDFFDAMSAIAAAKDERDLYALKGFHFEKLKGRPGERSLRLNKQWRLIVSIKEDEDGSYLLIIDIEDYH; encoded by the coding sequence TTGAGGTTCAAGTTCAAGAAGAAGAAAGTAGAAGCTCTCTACACAGAGGAGAAGAATGCCCACAAGTACCCCAATGTCATAGACGATTTTTTTGACGCCATGAGCGCGATCGCCGCTGCCAAAGACGAGCGCGACCTATACGCCCTAAAGGGCTTTCACTTTGAAAAGCTCAAAGGACGGCCAGGAGAGCGATCTCTACGATTAAACAAGCAGTGGCGGCTAATTGTCTCTATCAAGGAGGATGAGGATGGATCATATCTCCTAATTATTGATATCGAAGACTATCACTGA
- the grxC gene encoding glutaredoxin 3 yields the protein MSPNVEIYTWRSCPFCIRAKRLLDQKGIEYTEYAIDGDEAARSEMSERAKGRRSLPQIFINGHHVGGCDDLFALDAQGGVEPLLSTASAS from the coding sequence ATGAGCCCTAACGTCGAGATTTACACCTGGAGAAGCTGCCCCTTCTGCATTCGCGCCAAGCGACTGCTCGATCAGAAAGGCATTGAGTACACCGAATACGCCATCGACGGCGATGAGGCCGCCCGCAGCGAGATGTCTGAGCGGGCCAAGGGGCGGCGATCGCTGCCGCAAATTTTCATCAACGGCCACCACGTCGGTGGCTGCGACGACCTGTTTGCCCTCGATGCCCAGGGCGGTGTAGAACCCCTGCTATCGACGGCCTCCGCCAGCTGA
- a CDS encoding DUF721 domain-containing protein: protein MPLDSIHNVIHQLEKQPRWRSRGQFRQVLNSWAAVVGEGVARQAAPMRLDQDVLHVAVINPMWAQTLTLERVRILAKLNARLQLNLSDIRFSSGDWYRQNRSAPAAPASPAELPPWLQQHPSYEPRAIPRSTQRPQTPEESFERWAGMTQQLAAQQPLCPQCHCHCPSGELKRWGRCSICAVKGLKGPVGRHSV from the coding sequence ATGCCCCTCGACTCTATCCACAATGTCATTCATCAGCTCGAAAAGCAGCCCCGCTGGCGCAGCCGAGGCCAGTTTCGCCAGGTGCTCAACAGCTGGGCCGCCGTGGTCGGAGAAGGCGTCGCCCGCCAGGCGGCCCCGATGCGGCTCGACCAAGACGTGCTGCACGTGGCGGTGATCAACCCCATGTGGGCGCAGACCCTCACCCTGGAGAGAGTGCGGATTTTAGCCAAGCTCAACGCTCGCCTCCAGCTCAACCTGAGCGACATTCGCTTCTCCAGCGGCGACTGGTATCGGCAAAACCGGTCTGCCCCTGCCGCCCCTGCATCTCCCGCAGAACTGCCCCCCTGGCTGCAACAGCACCCCAGCTACGAGCCGCGCGCCATTCCCCGCTCGACCCAGCGGCCCCAAACCCCCGAAGAAAGCTTTGAGCGCTGGGCAGGCATGACCCAGCAGCTCGCCGCCCAGCAGCCCCTCTGCCCCCAGTGCCACTGCCACTGCCCCAGCGGCGAACTCAAGCGCTGGGGACGGTGCAGCATTTGCGCCGTCAAGGGGCTTAAAGGCCCGGTGGGGCGGCATTCTGTATGA
- a CDS encoding HigA family addiction module antitoxin, whose product MTQTLVPARVSPPGRILNRELEARGWTQKDLAEIMGRPHQTINGIINGNKQITPETAIELAEALGTSAEFWTNLEAKYRLHLAQKEVSGSPETREISRRSRLYSFAPVAEMIKRGWIQAADSIDVLEQEVCRFFEIDQIGDVPNLAVNCRQSENRDPEIQAQLAWMKRVEIVVRDQKLPTFDRAKLEAAIPEILALSSKAENVALVPDKLLSLGIHFAVVPHLGKTYLDGAAFYIESRPVIALTLRYKRIDNFWFTLMHELGHIFAGHKGSYLDNMDNLEVNQEETEANQLATNWLLNSHELSILVKTTAPYFSVEKIQKFALDQNRHPGILVGRLQKDKEIPYKNHTKFLVPVNKLLTPWVFN is encoded by the coding sequence ATGACTCAGACATTAGTACCAGCAAGGGTTTCACCGCCTGGGCGCATTTTGAACCGGGAACTCGAAGCCAGGGGGTGGACTCAGAAAGACTTAGCCGAAATTATGGGGCGACCCCACCAGACTATCAACGGCATTATCAACGGCAATAAGCAAATTACGCCTGAAACAGCAATTGAGCTGGCGGAGGCATTAGGCACCTCGGCAGAGTTTTGGACAAACCTGGAGGCGAAATATCGACTGCATTTGGCTCAAAAGGAGGTTAGTGGCTCACCTGAGACCCGTGAAATCTCTCGTCGGAGTCGTCTTTATAGCTTTGCCCCAGTGGCTGAGATGATTAAGCGGGGTTGGATTCAAGCGGCTGACTCGATTGATGTGTTGGAGCAGGAGGTTTGCCGTTTTTTCGAGATTGACCAGATTGGGGATGTCCCCAATCTGGCGGTCAACTGTCGGCAGTCTGAAAATCGAGACCCAGAAATTCAAGCCCAGCTTGCCTGGATGAAACGGGTTGAAATAGTTGTACGAGATCAAAAGCTTCCCACTTTTGACCGGGCCAAGCTTGAAGCGGCTATTCCTGAGATTTTAGCCTTGTCGTCCAAGGCTGAAAATGTGGCTCTAGTGCCAGACAAGCTTCTTAGCCTTGGCATCCACTTTGCTGTTGTACCCCATCTGGGAAAAACTTATTTAGATGGCGCAGCGTTTTACATAGAAAGTAGACCAGTGATTGCGTTGACTTTGAGATACAAAAGAATTGACAACTTTTGGTTTACGCTCATGCATGAGCTTGGCCACATTTTTGCAGGGCACAAGGGCAGCTACTTAGACAACATGGACAATCTCGAGGTGAATCAGGAAGAAACAGAAGCAAACCAATTGGCTACCAACTGGCTATTAAATTCCCATGAGTTATCAATCCTTGTCAAAACTACTGCCCCTTATTTTTCAGTCGAAAAAATTCAAAAGTTTGCACTGGATCAAAATCGTCATCCAGGCATCCTGGTAGGTCGTCTTCAAAAAGACAAAGAGATTCCTTACAAGAACCATACTAAGTTTTTGGTTCCTGTGAATAAGCTGCTTACCCCTTGGGTATTTAATTGA
- the radA gene encoding DNA repair protein RadA: MAKSRSIFVCNECGAESPQYFGRCPVCNSWNSLVEQAQPIKETAARASALGRSRGGATGAKASQPRLAMTLNQIQDHPQARLASGYGELDRVLGGGIVPGSLVLLGGDPGIGKSTLLLQVASQMAARRRVLYVCAEESGQQVKLRWQRLGPVGSEGVGGKAKGKGQRAKKEAVEDLDEFEASSVEAVGGELYLLPEIDLETILMELESLKPTVAIIDSIQALYYGALTSAPGSVSQVRECTSALMQLAKRANISLFIVGHVTKEGAIAGPKVLEHLVDTVLYFEGDRFASHRLLRSVKNRFGATHELGVFEMVDRGLAEISNPSALFLGNRDEQVPGIATIVACEGTRPLVVELQSLVSPTSYSSPRRSTTGVEYNRLLQILAVLEKRVGIPLSKLDAYVASSGGLAVGEPAADLGIAISVVASFRDRLVDPELVLIGEVGLGGQVRPISQLELRLKEAAKLGFRRAIVPKGQSVKVAGLEITEVSRVVDAIAQALKGSG, translated from the coding sequence ATGGCTAAATCTCGCTCAATTTTTGTCTGCAATGAATGCGGGGCCGAGTCGCCCCAGTACTTTGGGCGCTGTCCGGTCTGCAACAGCTGGAATTCTCTGGTGGAGCAGGCTCAGCCTATTAAGGAAACGGCGGCTCGGGCCTCGGCTCTGGGGCGCAGTCGGGGGGGGGCGACTGGGGCTAAGGCCAGCCAGCCCAGGCTGGCTATGACTCTCAACCAGATTCAGGATCATCCCCAGGCGCGGCTGGCCTCTGGCTATGGGGAGCTGGATCGGGTGCTGGGGGGCGGGATTGTGCCGGGTTCACTGGTGCTTTTGGGGGGCGACCCTGGCATTGGCAAGTCAACGCTGCTGTTGCAGGTGGCAAGTCAGATGGCGGCGCGGCGTCGGGTGCTGTACGTGTGCGCGGAGGAGTCGGGGCAGCAGGTGAAGCTGCGGTGGCAGCGGCTGGGGCCGGTGGGGAGTGAGGGGGTGGGGGGTAAGGCAAAGGGCAAAGGGCAAAGGGCAAAGAAAGAAGCCGTTGAGGATTTGGATGAGTTCGAGGCCTCTAGCGTGGAGGCGGTAGGAGGGGAGCTGTATCTGCTGCCGGAGATTGACCTAGAGACCATTTTGATGGAGCTGGAGTCGCTGAAGCCGACGGTGGCGATTATCGACAGTATTCAGGCGCTGTATTACGGGGCGCTGACCTCGGCCCCAGGGTCGGTGTCGCAGGTGCGAGAGTGCACGTCGGCGCTGATGCAGCTGGCGAAGCGGGCGAATATTTCGCTGTTTATTGTTGGCCATGTGACCAAGGAGGGGGCGATCGCAGGCCCGAAAGTGCTGGAGCACCTGGTGGATACGGTGCTGTACTTTGAGGGCGATCGCTTTGCCAGCCACCGCCTGCTGCGCTCGGTAAAAAACCGGTTTGGCGCTACCCACGAGCTGGGCGTGTTTGAGATGGTCGATCGCGGCCTGGCTGAGATTAGCAATCCTTCAGCCCTTTTTCTCGGCAACCGCGATGAGCAGGTGCCGGGCATTGCCACCATCGTCGCCTGCGAAGGCACAAGGCCCCTGGTGGTGGAGCTGCAATCGCTGGTCAGCCCCACCAGCTACAGTTCGCCGCGCCGTTCCACGACGGGGGTAGAGTACAACCGGCTGCTGCAAATTTTGGCGGTGCTGGAAAAGCGGGTGGGCATTCCCCTCTCGAAGCTGGACGCCTACGTGGCTTCGTCGGGGGGGCTGGCGGTGGGGGAACCAGCGGCGGATCTGGGCATTGCGATCTCGGTGGTGGCCAGCTTTCGCGATCGCCTGGTAGACCCCGAACTGGTGCTGATCGGCGAAGTGGGGCTGGGCGGCCAGGTGCGACCTATTTCCCAGCTAGAGCTGCGGCTGAAGGAGGCGGCCAAGCTGGGCTTTAGGCGGGCGATCGTGCCCAAGGGGCAGTCGGTCAAAGTGGCGGGGTTAGAGATTACAGAGGTGTCGCGGGTGGTGGATGCGATCGCCCAGGCGCTAAAAGGGAGTGGGTGA
- the plsX gene encoding phosphate acyltransferase PlsX, with protein MGFNRARIAIDAMGGDFAPGEIVAGAIRARAELDVDVALVGDIDQIKASTASPEQLVGIELVPAEGSIEMHEEPLSALRKKPQASINVAMDLVKRNEADAVVSAGHSGAAMAAALLRLGRLKGIDRPAIGAVFPTVVANKSVLILDVGANVDCRPKYLEQFAIMGTIYSRYVLGVDSPRVGLINIGEEPSKGNDAALKAHQLLEENPNIPFAGNAEGRDILSGQFDVVVCDGFVGNVLLKFAEAVGESVLQILREELPQGVRGKVGASILKPNLRRIKQRVDHAEHGGGLLLGVAGVTVISHGSSQAPSVFNAIRLAKEAVDNCVQDRIQAQYQRVAIPAADGE; from the coding sequence ATGGGTTTTAACCGGGCACGCATTGCTATTGATGCTATGGGGGGAGACTTCGCCCCAGGCGAGATCGTTGCAGGTGCCATTCGCGCCAGGGCCGAGCTAGATGTCGATGTTGCCCTGGTTGGCGATATCGACCAGATCAAGGCATCCACGGCGAGCCCTGAGCAGCTGGTGGGCATCGAGCTAGTGCCCGCCGAGGGCAGCATCGAAATGCACGAAGAGCCGCTGAGTGCCCTGCGCAAGAAGCCCCAGGCCTCCATCAACGTGGCGATGGACTTGGTCAAACGCAACGAGGCCGATGCGGTGGTGTCGGCGGGTCACTCCGGGGCCGCGATGGCGGCTGCCCTGCTGCGCTTGGGGCGACTCAAGGGCATCGATCGGCCGGCGATTGGGGCGGTGTTTCCCACGGTAGTCGCCAACAAGTCGGTGCTGATCTTAGATGTGGGAGCCAACGTGGACTGCCGCCCTAAGTACCTAGAGCAGTTCGCCATAATGGGCACCATTTACTCCCGCTACGTGCTTGGGGTTGACAGCCCTCGAGTGGGACTGATCAACATCGGTGAAGAGCCCAGCAAGGGCAACGATGCAGCCCTAAAAGCCCATCAGCTGCTCGAAGAGAATCCCAACATTCCCTTTGCGGGCAACGCCGAGGGGCGCGACATTCTCTCGGGGCAGTTTGATGTAGTGGTCTGCGACGGCTTTGTGGGCAACGTGCTGCTTAAGTTTGCCGAAGCGGTGGGCGAATCGGTGCTGCAAATTTTGCGCGAAGAGCTGCCCCAGGGGGTGCGCGGCAAGGTTGGGGCTTCAATTCTCAAGCCCAATCTGCGCCGCATCAAGCAGCGCGTTGACCATGCTGAGCACGGCGGCGGGCTGCTGCTGGGCGTAGCCGGGGTAACGGTGATTAGCCACGGCAGTTCCCAGGCACCATCGGTGTTTAACGCCATTCGCCTGGCCAAAGAGGCGGTAGACAACTGTGTTCAGGACCGGATTCAGGCCCAGTATCAGCGGGTGGCCATCCCCGCAGCAGACGGAGAATAA